The Gilliamella apicola genome window below encodes:
- the dsbC gene encoding bifunctional protein-disulfide isomerase/oxidoreductase DsbC has translation MKKIVLSIGLALISTSVLAANTDITKSLNRLGYESKDIKIENSPVKGFKSVSTPDGIFYVSDDGKYLTQGPIFDVQNGEPQNIANSNNAKLIKSIDKDAIVYKANNEKYVISVFTDYTCHYCKLLHENINKYLDAGITVHYFAFPRAGADSEVGKNMQSIWSVADRKAAFENAYKDNPISPASSMVPYVTQQFNVGKQIGITGTPAIVLADGQLVSGYVPADKLLAILNKKVK, from the coding sequence ATGAAGAAAATAGTTTTAAGTATAGGTTTGGCATTAATCTCAACTTCAGTACTAGCAGCTAATACAGATATTACAAAAAGCTTAAACCGATTAGGTTATGAATCCAAAGATATAAAAATTGAGAATAGTCCAGTAAAGGGATTTAAAAGCGTGAGTACGCCCGATGGTATTTTTTATGTTTCTGATGATGGTAAATATTTAACTCAAGGACCGATCTTTGATGTTCAAAACGGCGAACCACAAAATATAGCTAATAGTAATAATGCCAAATTAATCAAATCTATTGATAAAGATGCAATTGTTTATAAAGCTAATAATGAAAAATATGTTATTTCCGTATTTACTGATTATACTTGTCATTATTGTAAGTTATTGCATGAAAACATTAATAAATATTTGGATGCGGGTATTACTGTACACTATTTTGCATTTCCTCGTGCAGGGGCTGATAGCGAAGTTGGGAAAAACATGCAATCAATCTGGAGTGTAGCAGATCGTAAAGCTGCTTTTGAAAATGCTTACAAAGATAATCCTATCTCTCCAGCAAGCAGTATGGTACCTTACGTAACCCAACAATTTAACGTTGGCAAACAAATTGGTATTACGGGCACACCAGCCATTGTTTTAGCTGATGGTCAACTTGTTTCTGGCTATGTTCCCGCTGATAAATTACTAGCTATTTTAAATAAAAAGGTTAAGTAA
- the xerD gene encoding site-specific tyrosine recombinase XerD has protein sequence MPAQNKLLIQQFLDALWLERNLAENTIASYKLDLIALSQSLQQQDVTLLTAQTDNLQNFLMQRVQDGYKASSSARLLSATKRFFQYLYQENYRTDDPSAVLSSPKLPKKLPKDLTESQVDALLESPSIEDPIELRDKAMLEVLYATGLRVSELVNLEISDVSLRQGVVRIIGKGNKERLVPLGEEAIYWLEYYFKYARNDLLKNGAIDVLFPSRLGKKMTRQTFWHRIKYYAILTGINIEALSPHVLRHAFATHLLNHGADLRVVQMLLGHSSLSTTQIYTHVATERLKQLHSKHHPRA, from the coding sequence ATACCAGCACAAAATAAACTGTTAATACAACAATTTTTAGATGCATTATGGCTAGAACGCAATTTAGCTGAAAATACTATTGCATCTTATAAACTTGATTTAATAGCATTAAGTCAATCACTACAACAACAAGATGTAACGTTATTGACCGCACAAACGGATAATTTACAGAATTTTTTAATGCAGAGAGTTCAAGATGGTTATAAAGCCAGTAGCTCTGCACGTTTACTCAGTGCAACTAAACGATTTTTTCAGTATCTTTATCAAGAAAACTATCGTACTGATGATCCTTCTGCAGTTTTATCATCCCCAAAATTACCCAAAAAACTGCCCAAAGATTTAACTGAATCACAAGTTGATGCTTTGCTTGAATCACCTAGTATTGAAGACCCTATCGAGCTTCGAGACAAAGCCATGCTAGAAGTCCTTTACGCCACAGGTTTACGTGTTTCTGAACTTGTTAATTTAGAAATAAGTGATGTCAGCTTACGACAAGGTGTCGTTCGAATCATAGGTAAAGGTAATAAAGAACGTTTAGTACCACTTGGTGAAGAAGCGATTTATTGGTTAGAATATTATTTTAAATATGCTCGAAATGATCTTTTAAAAAATGGTGCAATTGATGTACTATTTCCAAGCAGATTAGGTAAAAAAATGACCAGACAGACTTTCTGGCATAGAATTAAATATTATGCCATACTAACTGGCATTAATATTGAGGCTCTTTCCCCCCATGTACTTCGACATGCTTTTGCAACCCATTTGCTTAACCATGGCGCGGATTTACGCGTGGTGCAAATGCTACTTGGTCATAGCAGCTTGTCGACCACACAAATTTACACACATGTGGCAACGGAAAGACTAAAACAGTTACATAGCAAACATCATCCTCGAGCGTAG